The window TCCGCATACGGCTTACCGGAGAGCTGGAAGAAAAGTATGACGTATATTACCGTGTCCATGTGCAGACTTACGGCTGGCTTGGATGGGCAAAGAACGGGGAGGCTTCGGGAAGTGAAGGAAAGGCAAAACGCCTGGAGGGGATTCAGGTCATGCTGGTCCAGAAGGGCGGGGCAGCTCCGGGGAGTACAGCAGATGTTTTCAGAAAATAGGGGTATCCGGCGGCAGGCTTGATTACGAATTTACAAATTATTAAAAATTTGCTACAATACTTCCTGTAGTTCTAAGAGAGCAGGTTTGCCAATTACATAAATGGCCAGACACGCTCTGGCTAAATAATCAGACAATACGAAGGGAGTTTATATGTGCGGAATAGTTGGATATGTAGGGGAAAAACAGGCGGCTCCGATTTTATTAGACGGTTTATCAAAGCTGGAATACCGGGGATATGATTCTGCCGGGATTGCTGTGTATGACGGCAGTAAGATCGGTATGAAGAAGTCCCGCGGAAGGCTGAAAGTGCTAAGTGAGCTGACCCATGACGGGGCCACATTGCCGGGAAAAATCGGAATAGGGCACACCAGATGGGCGACCCACGGAGAGCCGTCGGATATCAATGCACATCCCCATTTCAACAAAGAAGAAAGTATCGTAGTTGTCCATAATGGGATTATTGAAAATTATTTGAAATTGAAAAAAAAGCTGGCCCAAAAAGGATATGAGTTTATCTCAGATACAGATACGGAGGTAATCGCGCATCTTTTAGATTATTATTATCAGGGGAATCCACTCCAGACTATCACAAAGATTATGCACCGTATGGAAGGCTCCTATGCCTTGGGCATCCTGTTTAAGGATCATCCCGATGAGCTGTATGCGGTCCGCAAGGATAGCCCTCTTATTGTGGGCCACTCAGAAAGTGGATGTGTGATCGCATCAGATGTGCCGGCGGTGCTGAAGTATACAAGGGATGTATATTTTATTGAAAATGAAGAGATTGTCAGGATGACGGACAGTACCATGGAGTTTTTTACTGTGGATGAAGAACCTATAGAGAAAGAATCTGTGCATATTGCCTGGGATGTGGATGCGGCAGAAAAAGGCGGATATGAGCATTTTATGCTGAAAGAAATGTATGAGCAGCCGAGGGCGATTACAGATACATTTTCCCCGCGCATTAAAGGTAATGAAATTGTCATAGAGGAATTGAATATGACGGACGATGAAATCCGCAGTATCCGTAAAATTATGATTGTGGCCTGCGGCTCTGCATACCATGCAGGCATGACCAATAAATATGTATTTGAGGGTATGGCCAGAATACCGGTGGAGGTGGACCTGGCTTCTGAATACAGGTACCGCAGCCCGATTTTGGAGGAGGGCACGCTTGTCGTCATTATCAGCCAGTCAGGTGAAACGGCGGATTCCCTGGCGGCGCTCAGGGAGTCCAAGGCCAGGGGGGCAAAGGTCCTTGGAATTGTGAATGTGGTAGGCAGCTCCATTGCCCGGGAGGCGGACAACGTAATGTATACCTGGGCAGGGCCGGAGATTGCAGTGGCCACCACGAAGGCCTACTCCTGCCAGCTGATTGCTTTGTATCTCCTGGCGGTGAAATTTGCGCATGTACGGGGACAGATAACAGATACTCAGCAGCAGGAATATATAGAGGATTTAAAACGGATTCCGGATCAGGTAGATATGCTCCTCAATAACCAGCATAGGATTCAGAAATTTGCAAACAGATATTTAGCAGCCAGAGATGTATTTTTCATAGGCAGGGGAATCGACTATGCAATTTCAATGGAAGGCTCATTGAAACTAAAAGAGATTTCTTATATTCACTCTGAGGCATATGCGGCGGGAGAGTTAAAGCATGGGACCATTTCCTTGATTGAGGAAGGGACCCTGGTGGCGGCTGTTCTGACCCAGGAAGACCTGTACAAGAAAATGATCAGTAATATGGTGGAAGTCAGGACAAGGGGCGCCTTTGTGCTGGCTGTGACTAATGAAGGAAATGATGAAGTAGAGCGTGCGGCGGATTATGTAATCTATATTCCAGAGACAAATAAATATTTCACAAATTCTCTGGCCATTATCCCCCTTCAGCTTTTTGGGTATTATATTTCTGTGGGAAGAGGCTGCGACATTGACAAACCCAGGAACCTGGCAAAATCGGTCACAGTGGAGTAGGCTGCAGTTAACCCGGTGCAGAGATAAATATACTTGTTGTTTCAAACTTTATTAAATAATTAAACACACTTCTGTCACAAACGGAGGCTATTATATTTAATATAAAATACAAGAGAAGGAAGGAATTTGTATGGATAATCAGTATAATTATTACAATCCCGATGGACAGCAGGGGAATGCTCAGTATAATAGCCAGCAGAATTTTAACTCAGACAACAAAAAACCAAAGGCAAAGGTGCCGAAAGCTGTTATGATTACCGGCTGCGCCCTCCTGTTTGGAGTAGTATCAAGCGCCACATTTTTAACATCCAATATTGTGGGGAGCAAAATTCTAGGCTTGAATACTTCCCAGAAATCTTCGTCCAAGAGTACGGCTGAAGTCAGCAATACCTCCCTGACAAAGACATCCAGCGTCGTTACATCCGATGTCTCTGGGGTGGTGGAGAGTGTAATGCCATCTGTTGTGTCGATCACGAATATGAGTGTGCAGCAGGTACAGGACTTCTTTGGAGGGGTTACTCAGCAGGAAAGCCAGAGTGCAGGCACGGGTATTATTATTGCCCAGAATGATAATGAGCTGCTGATTGTTACAAATAACCATGTGGTGGACGGCAGCGAGACCCTGACAGTTACATTCAATGATAATACAAGTGTGGAGGCAGGGATTAAGGGGACAGACCCCTCCCATGACCTGGCGGTGATCGCAGTACCTTTGGACAGCATCTCAGAGGAGACAATGAATGCAGTTGCGGTAGCATCACTTGGAGATTCTACAAAACTGAAAGTAGGCGAGCCGGCCATCGCGATAGGCAACGCTCTTGGCTACGGGCAGTCAGTCACAACTGGTGTTATCAGTGCGGTAGACCGTGAAGGCGTGACAACAGAGGCTCTGACAGGACAGGCAAGTGACAGCGACGTAAGGCTGATCCAGACAGATGCGGCCATTAATCCAGGGAACAGCGGCGGCGCACTTGTGAATGCCAGCGGCGAAGTCATTGGTATTAATTCCTCAAAGCTGGTCGGCAGTTCTGTGGAAGGGGTAGGATATGCAATACCTATCAGTGACGTATCTGACATTATTACAGACCTGATGAACCAACAGACCAAGAGTCCGGTATCAGAGTCGGAGCGTGGATATCTGGGGATCACAGGCTTTGATGTGACTTCCGATTATGCAGAGAGGTTCAATATGCCCCTGGGAGTATATATCACAGAAGTGACGGACAAAGGCGGCGCCCAAGAAGCAGGCATAGCTAAGGGCGGAGTCATTACAGCCTTAAATGGCACAGAGGTGAACAGCATGGATGGCCTGCAGGCAGAACTGAAATATTATGCCAAAGGCGAGAAAGTGACCCTGACAGTCCAGGTTCCTGAAAATAATGGGGAATATAAAGAGCAGACTTATGAAGTTGTTTTAGGAGAAAAGTCTAATTAGAGAGCCAAATCAATATTTGATGGAACTATTACAAAACCGCAGAAGCTGGTAAATCCAGTTTCTGCGGTTTTTTGTCTTATAGGAATATCTTGTTTTTTATCTTAAAGGAATAACTTATTAAAATTTAGTATAACCTTTTAAATAGTAGTTGACATATACCTAGATAGGGTATATTATAGATACATACCTAGATAGGGTATATAGATGCGGGGGAGAGGTTTGAGTATACCTTTCCTATACAAAAGTACAGTTGAGGTTCATGTATGGCGGCTGGCTGCCACATGGCAGCGTGTTTAGGAAGAACTTGGCTGGGATATGCCGCTGATTATGGCGGTTGGCCAGGGCATAAATTATGAGTCATATTTACGGCCCTATAGGGGCGGGCAATAGAAGGCGGGATAGGAGGAGAACTATGGTTACTGAAAAATATAAAATATCAGGCATGACTTGTGCGGCATGCAGCAGTTCTGTTGAGAAGGTGACAAGAAAGATGGAGGGGGTGCAGGAGAGTAATGTAAACCTTACTACAGGAATTATGACGATTACCTATGATGACACATTTCTGGAAGACA of the Luxibacter massiliensis genome contains:
- the glmS gene encoding glutamine--fructose-6-phosphate transaminase (isomerizing) translates to MCGIVGYVGEKQAAPILLDGLSKLEYRGYDSAGIAVYDGSKIGMKKSRGRLKVLSELTHDGATLPGKIGIGHTRWATHGEPSDINAHPHFNKEESIVVVHNGIIENYLKLKKKLAQKGYEFISDTDTEVIAHLLDYYYQGNPLQTITKIMHRMEGSYALGILFKDHPDELYAVRKDSPLIVGHSESGCVIASDVPAVLKYTRDVYFIENEEIVRMTDSTMEFFTVDEEPIEKESVHIAWDVDAAEKGGYEHFMLKEMYEQPRAITDTFSPRIKGNEIVIEELNMTDDEIRSIRKIMIVACGSAYHAGMTNKYVFEGMARIPVEVDLASEYRYRSPILEEGTLVVIISQSGETADSLAALRESKARGAKVLGIVNVVGSSIAREADNVMYTWAGPEIAVATTKAYSCQLIALYLLAVKFAHVRGQITDTQQQEYIEDLKRIPDQVDMLLNNQHRIQKFANRYLAARDVFFIGRGIDYAISMEGSLKLKEISYIHSEAYAAGELKHGTISLIEEGTLVAAVLTQEDLYKKMISNMVEVRTRGAFVLAVTNEGNDEVERAADYVIYIPETNKYFTNSLAIIPLQLFGYYISVGRGCDIDKPRNLAKSVTVE
- a CDS encoding S1C family serine protease; translated protein: MDNQYNYYNPDGQQGNAQYNSQQNFNSDNKKPKAKVPKAVMITGCALLFGVVSSATFLTSNIVGSKILGLNTSQKSSSKSTAEVSNTSLTKTSSVVTSDVSGVVESVMPSVVSITNMSVQQVQDFFGGVTQQESQSAGTGIIIAQNDNELLIVTNNHVVDGSETLTVTFNDNTSVEAGIKGTDPSHDLAVIAVPLDSISEETMNAVAVASLGDSTKLKVGEPAIAIGNALGYGQSVTTGVISAVDREGVTTEALTGQASDSDVRLIQTDAAINPGNSGGALVNASGEVIGINSSKLVGSSVEGVGYAIPISDVSDIITDLMNQQTKSPVSESERGYLGITGFDVTSDYAERFNMPLGVYITEVTDKGGAQEAGIAKGGVITALNGTEVNSMDGLQAELKYYAKGEKVTLTVQVPENNGEYKEQTYEVVLGEKSN